GGGGACGGAGAGAGCGCTTAATCCATGAAAGAGCCTTCAAATCGGGACTAGGCCGAATCCCCCAGGAGCTTTTGGAAAATTTCGATAACAGCCAGAACCCAACAGTTCAATGCATTCCAGGCCAATTCAGAGCAGTTCAACGGCAAAACGGCCCGCCCATAGTTCCCCGCTCAAGGGCTTAACTTTAAAAAGGGTACGTAATAGGAGCAACAAGAGGTGAGAGGCCATGAGCGAGATAGAGACCATCGGGTTCCACTACGTTGTGGAGGCTGCCGGTTGCGATCCTGAGGTTCTCAGTGACGCTGACAGGATAAGACAGATATTCCTCGACGCGGCAAAGGTCAGCAACATGGAGGTCAAGTCAAGCTACTTCTTCAAGTTCTCCCCCACCGGCGTCAGCGGCGTCGTCATAGTCGCCGAAAGCCACATCTCGGTCCACACCTGGCCGGAGAGGGGCTACGCTGCGCTCGACGTCTACACCTGCGGCACCAAGGCCGACCCGGAGAAGGCCGTCGATTACATACTCGAGCAGTTCAAGGCCAAGTACGCCCACGTTTCCGAGATCAAGAGGGGCATCGAAGAGGACGACGACACCTACACCCACATGATAATGACCTGGGAAGAGAGCCTGAGAAAGAACGGAAACGCAAAATAATTGCCCATATTTCCCTTTAACTTCTTCCACAAATATTATATAACCCTTCTTAGTAAGTTCTCCGGGTGCCATCTGAATGGAGGCACGAAATCGCTCTATTAAGGATTGGTTCACCAAGATAAGAACACGGCAATTGGTTCTCCCAAGATTTCAAAGATTTGAAGCTTGGGGTCCAAAGGAAATATCGGAGCTACTAACCAGCATTATTCGGGACCTTCCGGTAGGCTCTGCATTGGTTCTTGGTGTTGGGGACAGGGTTCCTTTTGTTTACCGACCTCTGACAAGTGCGCCGGAAGAGGGAGAGAGTATAAACGAACTCCTTCTCGATGGCCAGCAACGCTTAACTGCCCTGTGGAGAAGTCTAAAGGATAACTATCCTGACAAAACATATTTTGTAAAAGTTCCAGGAGAATACAACAGTGTTGATGAGATACCCAAAGATGAGTTCCAAGTGATATACGTTTCAAGATGGGTCCGGAACGGAAAGAGATACCCCATGTGGATTGAGAATCCTGAAGAGTGCTGGAAAAAGCGACTAATACCTGTAAGACTTCTCGACCCAGAACTCAGAGAAAGCGAATACCATGAATGGGCTGAAAAAGCCACAGATGGAGACGCCAAGAAAATGTTGAAGCTGGTATCGCTAATTTCGAAAATAAGGGAACAGGTAGCTCACTATAACCTCCCATACCTGTACTTACCCCCAGAAACTCCACCAGAAGTGGCCATAGAAGTGTTCCTTAAGCTGAATACCAACATGGCACCACTAAAGCCGTTTGACATCGTGGTTGCCCAGCTTGAAGGCGCCACTGGAGAGTCGCTACATGAACTAATAGGGTCCCTCAAAAGGGAAGTTCCGAGAATATCTGAATACGTTGATGTACCAACCTTTGTGCTGTCTGTTGTTGCCCTGCTTCAGAACAAACCGCCTAATCAACGCGGATTCTTTAGCATCGATTTTCAGAGGTTTGAAGATGACTGGAGAAAAGTAGTGCGCGGGACCAAGTTGCTCGTCCAGTTCTTGGAGGAGGAAGGAATCCCCGACCGCCAAAGACTTCCAACTGAAAGCCCATTACCCGTAATAGCGGCAATATGGGGTGAAGCCCCAGACATCGGAAACGAGGGAGGCAACGTGAGGATAACGCTCAGGGAATACCTGTGGAGAGCGTTCTTCACGGAGAGGTATGACAGGGCTGTCCCCACTGCAATGCTCCAGGATTACAGAGGATTAAAAGCCATGCTGATAAATGGAGAAGGAGACGAAAGCAACGTTCCGATTTTTAACGAAAATTCATATCCTCTTCCGCCTGAAGAGGTCATTCAAACAGCGAGATGGCCAAAATACAGGGATAGACTCGGAAGAGCAATTCTTCTCATATCATTCAGAGGTGGGGCTGAAGACATCTCAGACGGAAGCAGAATCACACCACAGAACATAAAACTAAGAGAATATCACCATGTATACCCTGTGGCGTGGCTTCGCGATAATGGTATCAAAGAAGAGGACGCGTACAGAGCTGTGAACTGCATAATGATAACATGGAAGACCAATCGCAAGATTGGTGCAAAACCCCCTCTTGAGTACTTAACCGAAATCAGCGACGCCATAACTTTGGGGGAGTCCGAACTCCGCAGGCGCCTTATGACCCACTACGTGGACTATGACCTCCTTGCAAGTGAGAATTACGAAAAGTTCATAGAGCAGAGGGCAAAAGATATTGCCAAAGCAATGCAAGAACTCTCAAAAGGGAAAGCATGGCGGCCATAATCACAGGAGCTTCTCTATCTCCTTTATTCTCTCAAGGGCATCTCCCAGAACCTTCCTGACGTTCTCGAGCTTTGCCTTTAGCTCGCGATTCTCCTCTTCGAGGGCCTTGACCCGCTTCTCAAGCTCTTCCTTCTCCTTCTTGAGCCTCTCGTACTCCTCGAGGGCGACCAGCTGACCACCCTTGGCCAAAACTTCGATGTTCCTGACCAGCTCGTCGAGCTTGCCCTGCTTTATCAGCTCGTAGGTCTCCCTGACGAGCTGACCGGCCTTGGTTTCTCCCTTGAGGTGCTTTCTTATCGTCGCCTCGGTCCTGCCGAGCTCCTCGGCTATCTCGCTTACTGTCATTCCCGCCTTCTCCCTCGCTATGGCTCCAGCGGCAACGGCAAGGCTGTCCACCCAGGTCAGCCTCTCGGCCGGGTCCTTGATGAGCTCTATGACCTCGGGCCTGAAGAGGGTCGCGAAGAGGAGCACGCTCTCGAGCCTGTGTATCTCCTCCCTCCCGAGCGGGTTCAGCGGAACCTCCACCATTCTCCACCACCCCCCAGCTTTTACTCAATCTCGACTATCGCCTTCCTCTTCAGTACTTTGTCAGGATAAACGACTATTCCCCTGTCGGTTATCTCGAAGGGGTGCCTCCTCATGCTGTGGCTCGTCCCGCGCATCTTCCAGACGATTAATGAGCGCTTCAGCTCGCCGTCAATCTCGTCCAGGTCGAGGCGGATTATGCCATCAACTCCGTGCTCGACGCCGGGCCCGCCGAAACCGCGCTCGCCGACGCTTATCTGGCTCACCAGTATGCTCGTGACGCCGAGACCGGCCAGAACGCGCTTGAGCTGCATCACGATGCTCCTCGCCATCGCGGGCTTGTTGATGTAGAGCGTCGTTACCGAGTCTATGACGACCCTCTTGGCTCCCAAGTCCTTGACCGCCGTTCTGAGAACGTCTATGAACTCCCTGATATCGGTGAGGTCGTGGACTATATACTTCTCGTACTCCTTGCTCTTGCCTATTCCGGCCGTGAAGGCATCGACCATCGCAAACAACCCTTCCTCCTCGTACTTCCGCACGTCCCAGCCGAACCCGGCCATGTTTTGCCTCACCTGAACCGGGTGCTCCTCAAGGGCAACGTAGATTCCCGGCTCACCCATCTGGAGGCCGTTCCATATGAACTGCTGGCTGAAGATGGACTTGCCAGTCCCGGGTCCACCGCTGAGCAAAACCACGTTCCTCTCTGGGATTCCTCCGTGGAGTATCTCGTCCATTCCAGGGATGCCAGTCTTGACTTTCTTGATCATGAGCGTCACCCCCTTTAGTAACCTTTAGTTACCGTTAGACTCTACGCGAAAGGCCTTAAA
This Thermococcus cleftensis DNA region includes the following protein-coding sequences:
- the speD gene encoding adenosylmethionine decarboxylase; amino-acid sequence: METIGFHYVVEAAGCDPEVLSDADRIRQIFLDAAKVSNMEVKSSYFFKFSPTGVSGVVIVAESHISVHTWPERGYAALDVYTCGTKADPEKAVDYILEQFKAKYAHVSEIKRGIEEDDDTYTHMIMTWEESLRKNGNAK
- a CDS encoding DUF262 domain-containing protein, with amino-acid sequence MEARNRSIKDWFTKIRTRQLVLPRFQRFEAWGPKEISELLTSIIRDLPVGSALVLGVGDRVPFVYRPLTSAPEEGESINELLLDGQQRLTALWRSLKDNYPDKTYFVKVPGEYNSVDEIPKDEFQVIYVSRWVRNGKRYPMWIENPEECWKKRLIPVRLLDPELRESEYHEWAEKATDGDAKKMLKLVSLISKIREQVAHYNLPYLYLPPETPPEVAIEVFLKLNTNMAPLKPFDIVVAQLEGATGESLHELIGSLKREVPRISEYVDVPTFVLSVVALLQNKPPNQRGFFSIDFQRFEDDWRKVVRGTKLLVQFLEEEGIPDRQRLPTESPLPVIAAIWGEAPDIGNEGGNVRITLREYLWRAFFTERYDRAVPTAMLQDYRGLKAMLINGEGDESNVPIFNENSYPLPPEEVIQTARWPKYRDRLGRAILLISFRGGAEDISDGSRITPQNIKLREYHHVYPVAWLRDNGIKEEDAYRAVNCIMITWKTNRKIGAKPPLEYLTEISDAITLGESELRRRLMTHYVDYDLLASENYEKFIEQRAKDIAKAMQELSKGKAWRP
- a CDS encoding KaiC domain-containing protein, translating into MIKKVKTGIPGMDEILHGGIPERNVVLLSGGPGTGKSIFSQQFIWNGLQMGEPGIYVALEEHPVQVRQNMAGFGWDVRKYEEEGLFAMVDAFTAGIGKSKEYEKYIVHDLTDIREFIDVLRTAVKDLGAKRVVIDSVTTLYINKPAMARSIVMQLKRVLAGLGVTSILVSQISVGERGFGGPGVEHGVDGIIRLDLDEIDGELKRSLIVWKMRGTSHSMRRHPFEITDRGIVVYPDKVLKRKAIVEIE